A single window of uncultured Pseudodesulfovibrio sp. DNA harbors:
- a CDS encoding periplasmic heavy metal sensor yields the protein MNKKNITITALAAVLVLSMAAMAMAGQGYGHGKRAGNGCGSNGVYSQLTPEKQAAVDKIFDKYQPKFTELRDQMWAKHATLQAMVNGGNADEKKITKLTTDMTKLRDQMRDTRDSMRAELEKETGIVAFNGRGPGQRQGRGYNGDCYGQGRGDGYNCNGQGPRFN from the coding sequence ATGAACAAAAAGAACATCACCATCACGGCTTTGGCAGCTGTCCTGGTCCTGAGCATGGCCGCAATGGCTATGGCCGGTCAAGGGTATGGACATGGAAAGAGGGCTGGAAACGGTTGCGGCAGTAACGGCGTATACAGTCAGCTGACCCCGGAAAAGCAGGCGGCGGTCGACAAGATCTTTGATAAGTACCAGCCCAAATTCACCGAGCTGCGTGATCAGATGTGGGCAAAACACGCCACTTTGCAGGCCATGGTTAATGGCGGCAATGCTGATGAAAAGAAGATCACCAAGTTGACAACCGACATGACTAAGCTGCGTGACCAGATGCGCGACACCCGTGATTCCATGCGTGCTGAACTCGAAAAAGAAACCGGTATCGTAGCATTCAACGGTCGTGGTCCCGGACAACGTCAGGGACGTGGATATAATGGCGATTGTTATGGTCAGGGACGTGGCGACGGATATAACTGCAACGGTCAGGGCCCTCGCTTTAACTAG
- a CDS encoding transporter substrate-binding domain-containing protein, producing the protein MLNILRHVVVFIILVCLQVVTSHAQSTPDPATRLAYLTEEFKPYNYTDNNHQTGLAVDLLKVIWKEINITPQPLHFLPWTRAYEMLESEKNIVLFSMLRTPEREKLFKWAGPIALSTTFFYAKADSPITLQSFTDAQGLSVGIVKGYASEGLLAKKSHIVRIKSLKSVQACIDMLASSRVDLISLEARTFDKTIREMGLAPDNFKAVWKISEMRSYYAFSKDVPDTLVDRFQKAIDRVRSSSVYKDLVRRYLH; encoded by the coding sequence ATGCTCAACATACTTCGACATGTGGTTGTGTTCATCATCCTCGTTTGCCTTCAGGTGGTCACAAGTCATGCGCAGTCAACACCTGATCCGGCAACTCGCCTCGCATACCTGACTGAAGAGTTCAAACCATATAACTATACGGATAATAATCATCAGACAGGATTGGCCGTCGACCTCCTGAAAGTAATATGGAAGGAAATAAACATCACACCACAGCCTCTTCATTTCCTTCCCTGGACTCGTGCTTACGAAATGCTTGAATCCGAAAAAAACATTGTCCTTTTTTCCATGCTCAGAACACCAGAACGAGAAAAACTTTTCAAATGGGCCGGGCCGATCGCCCTCTCCACAACTTTCTTTTATGCAAAGGCAGACTCTCCCATCACCTTACAGTCTTTCACAGATGCTCAAGGACTATCCGTTGGCATTGTCAAAGGCTATGCTTCGGAAGGGCTACTCGCAAAAAAAAGTCACATAGTCCGCATCAAGTCTCTCAAATCCGTACAGGCCTGCATTGATATGCTTGCATCATCAAGAGTCGATCTCATTTCGTTGGAAGCGCGGACTTTCGACAAGACTATTCGTGAGATGGGCCTCGCCCCAGACAACTTCAAAGCCGTGTGGAAAATTTCTGAAATGCGATCCTATTACGCCTTCAGCAAAGACGTTCCTGACACGCTGGTTGATCGGTTTCAAAAAGCTATTGACCGGGTACGCAGTTCCTCTGTTTATAAGGATCTCGTCCGTCGTTATCTTCATTGA
- a CDS encoding TetR/AcrR family transcriptional regulator, whose translation MNEQNSIRVPQQTRSIEKKKRLMDAAMAEFGAKGFHGTNAKGIAKGAGVSVGTFYAYFTDKKAILFEIINQHLIEIDQSIFKTLTRKIKEGATGREVISHIVKMGHEAHHHSPELLRVMLSMQYIDEDFQEYAATEFNDATTKLSQFFETMSDRLRITDMEAAAQVVANAFEETMHSVATGRPHVEQNRLYNALIDMTSIYLFKDPDVPLSYPSQDN comes from the coding sequence ATGAACGAACAAAACTCTATCAGGGTTCCTCAGCAGACCCGAAGTATCGAAAAGAAAAAACGGCTTATGGATGCGGCCATGGCAGAATTCGGCGCAAAGGGGTTCCATGGCACAAATGCCAAGGGAATTGCCAAAGGAGCAGGTGTTTCTGTTGGAACTTTTTACGCCTATTTCACTGATAAAAAAGCAATTCTGTTTGAAATAATCAACCAGCATCTGATCGAAATCGACCAGTCCATATTCAAGACGCTCACCCGCAAGATTAAGGAGGGAGCTACGGGCAGGGAAGTGATCAGTCACATCGTCAAGATGGGACACGAAGCACATCATCATTCCCCAGAACTTTTAAGGGTTATGCTTTCCATGCAGTACATTGATGAAGACTTTCAGGAATATGCTGCAACCGAATTCAACGACGCAACCACGAAGCTGAGTCAATTTTTCGAAACCATGAGCGACCGCCTCCGCATCACCGACATGGAGGCGGCAGCTCAGGTGGTCGCCAACGCGTTCGAAGAGACCATGCACTCGGTAGCCACCGGTAGGCCCCACGTTGAACAAAACCGCCTATATAATGCTCTGATCGACATGACCTCCATATACCTTTTCAAAGACCCGGATGTACCGCTTTCCTACCCTTCACAAGATAACTAA
- a CDS encoding cytidine/deoxycytidylate deaminase family protein produces the protein MSNRLPWPEYFMRIAHLVAQRSTCTRRAVGAIAVRDKRILATGYNGVPTNIAHCEEVGCLRDKLNIPSGERHELCRGLHAEQNVIIQAATHNLDLKGCDIYCTTKPCILCTKMLINCEVKNIYFSENYPDELSEEMLAEAGVNYVFMEGEFI, from the coding sequence ATGTCGAACAGATTGCCCTGGCCTGAATACTTCATGCGCATTGCCCATTTGGTGGCCCAGCGCTCCACATGCACCCGCCGCGCAGTGGGTGCCATTGCCGTACGCGACAAACGCATCCTTGCCACCGGTTACAACGGTGTTCCCACCAATATAGCCCATTGTGAAGAAGTCGGATGTCTTCGCGACAAGCTTAACATTCCGTCTGGCGAACGCCACGAGCTGTGCCGGGGGCTCCACGCCGAACAAAACGTCATCATTCAGGCAGCCACGCACAATCTGGACCTTAAAGGATGCGACATTTACTGCACTACCAAGCCGTGCATCCTGTGCACCAAGATGCTCATCAATTGCGAAGTGAAAAACATCTATTTTTCCGAAAACTACCCTGACGAGTTGTCCGAAGAGATGCTCGCCGAGGCTGGAGTGAACTATGTGTTCATGGAAGGCGAATTCATCTAA
- a CDS encoding riboflavin synthase, which produces MFTGLVMGMGRIEAAENRGAETRFRIKALFDLNDIELGESIAVNGVCLTVETFGDGWFTCYASKETTSVTSLGTLRMGSSVNLERAMAMGDRFGGHIVSGHVDCMAEVAEIRPSGESKIYRLAFDAVHGKYVIPKGSITLDGISLTVNDCAPTWLEVNIIPETQKVTTIGGWSPGTTVNMETDIIGKYVERMVTPWVGDKGAGETKPGITMDYLREHGF; this is translated from the coding sequence ATGTTCACAGGACTGGTCATGGGTATGGGGCGTATCGAAGCCGCCGAGAATCGGGGAGCTGAAACGCGATTCCGCATTAAGGCGTTATTTGATCTCAACGACATCGAACTGGGTGAATCCATTGCGGTAAACGGCGTCTGCCTGACCGTGGAAACTTTTGGCGATGGTTGGTTCACCTGCTACGCTTCCAAAGAAACCACCTCTGTCACCAGCCTTGGTACATTGCGCATGGGATCCTCCGTCAATCTTGAACGCGCCATGGCTATGGGAGATCGTTTTGGCGGGCACATCGTGTCCGGCCATGTGGACTGCATGGCTGAGGTCGCCGAGATTCGTCCTTCCGGTGAATCAAAAATCTACCGCCTCGCTTTTGATGCCGTGCACGGCAAATACGTCATCCCCAAAGGCTCTATTACATTGGATGGTATCAGTCTCACCGTCAACGACTGCGCTCCTACGTGGCTTGAAGTAAACATCATTCCCGAGACCCAAAAGGTGACAACCATCGGAGGTTGGTCCCCCGGCACAACGGTCAACATGGAAACCGACATCATCGGCAAATATGTCGAGCGCATGGTAACTCCATGGGTCGGGGACAAAGGGGCAGGCGAAACCAAGCCCGGCATCACCATGGATTATCTTCGGGAACACGGATTTTAA
- the ribD gene encoding bifunctional diaminohydroxyphosphoribosylaminopyrimidine deaminase/5-amino-6-(5-phosphoribosylamino)uracil reductase RibD — protein MCSWKANSSKDEQFMAEAIDLAYQGRGTTAPNPCVGAVLVDGDQIVARGWHTRYGQLHAERECLAHASKKGVDPTGLTMFVTLEPCNHHGKTPPCTEAIIEAGITKVVIGTRDPNPVAAGGVEKLQSHGIEIVVGVLEQQCKDLIADFLLWQDSHSPFNIIKMAATLDGKIASSAKKPEPVSSPESFARVHDLRGMVGAVVVGGTTFYADNPSLNCRSEQLPPDFIQPFGVVVTSRLPEDPAAHTLLRKRPERAIFMTTETAAHSEAADRLRSRGTSVWPLPGHPGGLALSCGFERLRYEKGCHYTLCEGGGRFSMALIQQGLADELVHFVTPRILGDNTAPAAYSGRKSISMADSVDFRIIKTETTGSDIMLTLRTK, from the coding sequence ATGTGTTCATGGAAGGCGAATTCATCTAAAGACGAGCAATTCATGGCCGAGGCCATAGACCTGGCCTATCAAGGACGCGGCACCACTGCGCCCAATCCCTGCGTCGGAGCGGTCCTCGTGGACGGCGACCAAATCGTCGCCCGAGGGTGGCATACTCGATACGGCCAACTTCATGCGGAACGGGAATGTCTGGCCCATGCCAGTAAAAAAGGCGTCGATCCAACAGGGCTGACCATGTTCGTCACCCTTGAGCCATGCAACCACCACGGCAAGACCCCTCCCTGCACCGAAGCCATCATTGAAGCAGGCATCACCAAAGTCGTTATCGGCACTCGTGACCCCAACCCCGTTGCCGCTGGCGGCGTGGAAAAACTGCAAAGTCACGGTATCGAAATCGTGGTGGGTGTCCTTGAGCAGCAATGCAAAGACCTCATTGCCGACTTTTTGCTCTGGCAGGACTCGCATTCCCCATTCAACATCATTAAAATGGCTGCGACGCTGGACGGGAAAATCGCATCCAGCGCAAAAAAACCTGAACCGGTTTCCAGCCCGGAGTCTTTTGCCCGTGTCCACGATCTGCGTGGCATGGTCGGAGCCGTCGTCGTCGGAGGAACCACATTCTACGCCGATAACCCGAGTCTGAACTGTCGCTCGGAACAATTACCACCAGATTTTATCCAACCCTTTGGCGTAGTCGTCACGTCACGACTCCCTGAAGATCCGGCGGCACACACCCTGCTTCGGAAACGTCCAGAACGTGCTATTTTCATGACCACCGAAACAGCCGCCCACAGTGAAGCCGCTGACCGTCTGCGAAGCCGAGGCACCTCGGTCTGGCCCCTGCCGGGACACCCTGGAGGCCTGGCTCTCTCCTGCGGATTCGAACGACTCCGCTACGAAAAAGGATGTCATTACACCCTGTGCGAAGGTGGTGGAAGATTTTCCATGGCCCTCATCCAACAGGGACTAGCCGATGAACTCGTCCATTTCGTGACCCCTCGCATACTTGGCGACAACACCGCTCCAGCGGCTTACTCTGGCCGCAAATCCATCTCCATGGCTGATTCAGTAGACTTCCGTATCATCAAAACGGAAACAACAGGATCGGATATCATGTTGACTTTACGGACAAAATAA
- a CDS encoding zinc ribbon domain-containing protein, whose translation MPIYEYICKKCDNEFEELVFSQDATVACPKCGSEKTEKLMSACAVQTDGGGLNLDALQDSGCGSGGG comes from the coding sequence ATGCCCATATACGAATACATCTGCAAAAAATGCGACAATGAGTTCGAAGAACTTGTCTTTTCTCAAGACGCCACTGTGGCCTGCCCCAAATGTGGCTCGGAAAAAACAGAAAAACTCATGAGTGCTTGCGCCGTACAAACTGACGGCGGTGGCCTCAACCTCGATGCGTTACAGGATTCAGGCTGCGGCTCCGGCGGCGGCTGA
- a CDS encoding bifunctional 3,4-dihydroxy-2-butanone-4-phosphate synthase/GTP cyclohydrolase II: MALCKIEEAIEDIRQGKMVIMVDDEDRENEGDLVCAAEAVTPELINFMATYGRGLICLPMNNEMADALGLELMAKKNESGFGTNFTVSIEAREGVTTGISAADRATTVLAAVEDGASPDSIVTPGHIFPLRAKDGGVLVRAGQTEGGSDIARLAGFKPAAVICEIMNEDGSMARMPDLEIYAEKHDLKICSVADLIAYRMKFDGQSVTKVGEAKLPTRWGNFKSAAFNSEADGKTHIALYMGDIHPDEPTLVRVHSECLTGDVFGSLRCDCGPQLADAMCMIRNEGKGVLVYMRQEGRGIGLGNKIKAYHLQDQGYDTVEANVKLGFPPDMREYGTGAQILVSLGVSKMRLMTNNPKKMVGLEGYGLEVTERVPIEVGACKLNEKYLKTKHDKMGHLLHVNETDGE, from the coding sequence ATGGCACTGTGCAAAATTGAAGAAGCCATTGAGGATATCCGCCAAGGCAAAATGGTCATCATGGTGGATGACGAAGATCGTGAAAATGAAGGCGATCTCGTTTGTGCCGCTGAAGCGGTAACACCGGAGTTGATCAACTTCATGGCTACCTATGGTCGTGGTTTGATCTGCCTGCCCATGAATAATGAAATGGCTGACGCCCTTGGTCTTGAACTCATGGCCAAGAAAAACGAATCCGGATTCGGAACAAATTTCACGGTCTCCATTGAGGCCCGCGAAGGTGTCACCACCGGTATTTCCGCCGCTGATCGAGCCACTACTGTGCTGGCCGCAGTCGAAGACGGCGCATCCCCGGACTCCATTGTGACTCCCGGACATATTTTCCCACTTCGCGCCAAGGATGGCGGTGTGCTCGTGCGCGCAGGTCAGACCGAAGGCGGTTCTGACATCGCTCGTCTAGCCGGGTTTAAACCCGCTGCCGTGATTTGCGAAATCATGAACGAAGACGGTTCCATGGCGCGTATGCCAGACCTTGAAATCTACGCCGAGAAGCATGATCTCAAGATTTGTTCCGTGGCTGATCTTATTGCTTACCGCATGAAGTTTGACGGGCAGTCCGTGACCAAGGTTGGCGAAGCCAAGCTGCCTACACGCTGGGGTAACTTCAAGTCTGCTGCCTTCAACTCCGAAGCCGACGGCAAGACCCACATTGCCTTGTACATGGGTGATATCCATCCTGACGAACCAACTCTGGTCCGCGTGCACTCCGAGTGCCTGACCGGCGACGTGTTTGGCTCCCTGCGTTGCGATTGCGGTCCCCAGTTGGCCGATGCCATGTGCATGATCCGCAACGAAGGCAAGGGCGTGCTCGTTTATATGCGTCAAGAAGGACGCGGTATCGGTCTTGGTAACAAGATCAAGGCGTATCACCTGCAGGATCAAGGATATGACACTGTTGAAGCCAACGTGAAACTCGGCTTTCCGCCGGATATGCGTGAGTATGGCACCGGTGCCCAAATTCTCGTGTCACTCGGCGTGTCCAAGATGCGTCTCATGACCAACAATCCTAAGAAAATGGTAGGATTGGAAGGATATGGCCTTGAAGTTACCGAACGAGTGCCCATCGAAGT
- a CDS encoding isochorismatase family protein — translation MANQTVLVVIDVQNIMFETPGEIPFEGDRVLKTIESLITSARKSNIPVHYIQHTTEEAGSEFEKDSHNWLFKSEIAPQNGDLVSFKSSYDAFWKTDFDANLKSLGAKRLVFCGLQTECCVDTTIRSALAHGYKNVLIGDAHTSYDNGVLTGEQIVGHHNQTLNRRFCRVVMARDFCFDE, via the coding sequence ATGGCCAACCAGACCGTTCTCGTTGTCATAGATGTTCAGAACATCATGTTTGAGACCCCCGGCGAAATCCCCTTTGAAGGCGACCGCGTTCTCAAAACCATTGAAAGCCTTATTACTTCGGCCCGTAAAAGCAATATTCCAGTACACTACATTCAGCACACCACCGAAGAGGCGGGATCTGAATTTGAAAAGGACTCCCACAACTGGTTGTTCAAATCTGAAATAGCCCCGCAGAATGGCGACCTCGTTTCCTTCAAATCCTCTTATGACGCATTCTGGAAAACTGATTTTGATGCCAACCTCAAAAGTCTCGGGGCCAAAAGACTTGTCTTCTGTGGGCTTCAGACTGAATGTTGTGTGGATACCACTATTCGAAGTGCTTTGGCCCATGGTTATAAAAATGTTTTGATCGGCGATGCGCATACTTCATACGACAATGGAGTACTCACGGGGGAACAGATTGTGGGTCATCATAATCAGACCTTGAACAGGCGGTTTTGTAGGGTTGTTATGGCGAGGGATTTTTGCTTCGATGAATAA
- a CDS encoding GGDEF domain-containing protein, translating into MTMINKMENRKTAWRIFTFHAGVSMALLVLSVFPVLFYPDQPYAQIVPLLAAAMVLGLSLYCATRFMRLIEEAHDKISTLSAHDDLTGLPNRRWFFDRLDEEVDRAFRYGNSLSMIMIDIDHFKRINDSFGHPLGDMALAEVSRLLSANVRTSDIVARYGGEEFAVLLPETSTDQAVLVAEKLRMVVEVNDISLEGPQVKVTISCGVADLRSIKNCKGSTRDAFVLAADNTMHRAKKNGRNQVLSFIPKSERQIPLV; encoded by the coding sequence ATGACGATGATCAATAAAATGGAGAACAGGAAAACGGCATGGCGTATTTTTACGTTCCATGCAGGTGTTTCAATGGCTCTGCTGGTCCTTTCTGTGTTCCCTGTGTTGTTTTATCCCGATCAACCCTATGCGCAGATTGTTCCGTTATTAGCTGCGGCCATGGTGCTTGGCTTGTCACTCTATTGCGCCACGCGATTCATGCGATTGATTGAAGAAGCGCACGACAAGATTTCCACGCTCTCGGCTCACGACGATTTGACAGGATTGCCGAACCGCCGTTGGTTTTTCGACCGTTTGGATGAAGAGGTGGACCGTGCATTTAGATATGGCAATTCGTTGTCCATGATTATGATCGACATAGACCATTTCAAAAGGATTAACGACTCTTTTGGGCACCCCCTTGGAGATATGGCGTTGGCCGAAGTCTCACGTCTGCTCTCGGCCAATGTGCGCACCTCGGACATCGTGGCACGATACGGTGGAGAGGAATTTGCTGTTTTACTCCCTGAGACATCGACGGATCAGGCTGTTTTGGTGGCCGAAAAACTCCGTATGGTCGTGGAAGTAAACGACATCAGTTTGGAAGGTCCACAGGTGAAAGTAACGATCAGTTGCGGCGTGGCCGATCTTCGATCGATAAAAAATTGCAAAGGGAGCACGAGGGATGCTTTTGTCCTCGCTGCCGATAACACTATGCATCGAGCCAAGAAGAATGGCAGAAACCAGGTTCTTTCCTTTATCCCTAAAAGTGAACGGCAAATCCCGTTAGTCTGA
- a CDS encoding class I SAM-dependent methyltransferase: MNYAYREQGNHVMSWRNQWTLDNPIRGLAQPPKKMFGHMVTPGMTVIDTGCGVGFFTMALARMVGETGKVIAVDLQAEALAKLEEKVERAGLHRRVETWKCDANDIGVLPKADFVLSAYMAHEVPDIDIYFHRMAQCIKRNGHMLFVEPKFHVSPNNYREEVAAAIKAGFELDSLPSIFFSHAVVLRKG; encoded by the coding sequence ATGAACTACGCATATAGAGAACAAGGCAACCACGTCATGTCATGGCGCAATCAATGGACCTTGGACAATCCGATACGGGGACTCGCCCAGCCACCCAAAAAAATGTTCGGCCATATGGTTACCCCGGGCATGACGGTTATTGACACAGGATGCGGGGTCGGCTTTTTCACCATGGCGTTAGCACGCATGGTAGGAGAAACTGGCAAGGTCATTGCTGTGGACCTTCAGGCTGAAGCATTAGCCAAGCTGGAGGAAAAGGTAGAACGAGCAGGCTTACACAGACGAGTGGAAACGTGGAAATGCGATGCAAATGACATCGGAGTGCTCCCAAAAGCGGACTTCGTCCTTTCTGCATACATGGCGCACGAAGTTCCTGATATCGACATCTACTTTCACCGCATGGCGCAATGCATCAAACGCAATGGGCACATGCTTTTTGTCGAACCGAAATTTCACGTCTCTCCCAACAACTATCGTGAAGAAGTCGCTGCTGCCATCAAGGCGGGATTTGAACTGGACAGTCTGCCGTCCATATTTTTCAGTCACGCCGTCGTCCTCAGAAAGGGTTGA
- a CDS encoding DUF4405 domain-containing protein has protein sequence MRKITSLTGLLSFLITLLTSVILYVVPEGRVAYWADWHLLGLTKTQWGDIHTTVGTLFLVAMFLHIWLNWKPLMAYMKNRAREFVVLTVPMVISLVLTLFVLVGTLLGLPPMQQLLDFSAEIKEEATTTYGNPPYGHAETSPLMKFCGFLGLDAAKAVETLHAAGYDSTINEQSLIKDIARSKGVSPQQVYDTIRGGQDVDLYEGMPAVPPAGTGKLKVGNVCKTYGLDVDEVLAKLKAAGMDATSESSFKSLAEKYDSTPKDVYLIIKGK, from the coding sequence ATGAGGAAAATTACATCCCTGACAGGCCTTTTGTCTTTTCTCATCACGCTGTTGACCAGCGTGATTTTGTACGTTGTACCTGAGGGGCGCGTGGCCTACTGGGCTGACTGGCATTTGCTTGGTTTAACCAAAACCCAGTGGGGGGACATCCATACTACCGTGGGAACGCTTTTCTTGGTCGCCATGTTCCTGCATATTTGGTTAAACTGGAAACCACTCATGGCCTACATGAAAAATCGTGCCCGGGAATTCGTGGTTCTGACAGTTCCCATGGTTATCAGTCTGGTTCTGACGCTTTTCGTACTTGTCGGTACGTTGCTCGGCCTGCCACCCATGCAACAGTTGCTCGATTTTTCTGCGGAGATAAAAGAAGAAGCCACGACGACTTATGGCAATCCTCCATATGGTCACGCAGAAACAAGTCCGCTCATGAAATTTTGTGGTTTTCTCGGTCTTGATGCAGCAAAAGCCGTGGAAACTCTTCACGCTGCCGGATATGATTCCACCATTAACGAGCAGTCACTGATCAAGGACATAGCCCGTTCCAAGGGTGTAAGCCCGCAGCAGGTGTATGACACGATTCGTGGTGGTCAGGACGTTGATTTGTACGAGGGAATGCCCGCTGTTCCACCCGCCGGCACCGGCAAGCTTAAGGTGGGAAATGTGTGCAAGACATATGGTCTTGATGTTGACGAAGTCCTTGCGAAGCTTAAGGCCGCAGGCATGGATGCTACTTCTGAGAGTTCCTTCAAGTCTCTGGCCGAGAAGTACGATAGTACTCCCAAAGATGTTTACCTGATTATCAAAGGCAAGTAG
- a CDS encoding glycosyltransferase: MARDGDILFSVIIPSTGNRPKALQKAVSSVDEAARFAGLEKGQIEILIGFDGVKGKIPTADYVVRAFNLPRDNDWGNGIRDMLLKVASGEKILFLDDDNVIKPYALSQYIKHFDAEMVIGRIDTQLAFDQPFLPVFDSGSMIRPGNIDPLCLCLSRRLVVDRCGGWKYRGKYEADYLNILHWHRRAHSVTVIEEVVGVYDAGRSLDCSALSRRQMGLLDRLAAERDVSISELERPLVGGLALA, translated from the coding sequence ATGGCCAGGGACGGCGATATACTTTTTTCGGTGATTATTCCCTCCACCGGCAACAGGCCCAAGGCTTTGCAAAAAGCGGTTTCATCCGTGGATGAGGCGGCCCGGTTCGCTGGATTGGAGAAAGGGCAGATCGAAATTCTTATAGGCTTTGACGGCGTTAAAGGGAAAATTCCCACGGCGGACTATGTGGTCAGAGCTTTCAATTTGCCCAGAGACAATGACTGGGGCAACGGCATCCGCGATATGCTGCTTAAGGTGGCTTCCGGGGAAAAAATACTTTTTCTGGATGATGACAATGTCATCAAGCCATATGCCCTGAGTCAATATATTAAACATTTCGATGCCGAGATGGTTATCGGTCGCATCGACACGCAGCTTGCCTTTGACCAGCCGTTTTTGCCGGTGTTCGATTCCGGCTCCATGATTCGTCCTGGCAATATCGATCCGCTGTGCTTGTGTCTGTCACGCCGGTTGGTGGTGGATAGGTGCGGTGGGTGGAAGTATCGGGGCAAGTATGAAGCCGACTATCTCAACATTCTTCATTGGCACCGCCGTGCCCACAGTGTCACCGTTATTGAAGAAGTGGTCGGAGTTTATGACGCTGGTCGGAGTCTTGATTGCAGCGCGCTCTCAAGACGACAAATGGGATTGCTTGATAGACTGGCTGCCGAACGAGATGTCAGCATTAGTGAACTTGAACGTCCCCTTGTTGGGGGGCTTGCCTTGGCATGA